In Equus quagga isolate Etosha38 chromosome 14, UCLA_HA_Equagga_1.0, whole genome shotgun sequence, one DNA window encodes the following:
- the RPL27A gene encoding 60S ribosomal protein L27a, producing MPSRLRKTRKLRGHVSHGHGRIGKHRKHPGGRGNAGGMHHHRINFDKYHPGYFGKVGMRHYHLKRNQSFCPTVNLDKLWTLVSEQTRVNAAKNKTGAAPIIDVVRSGYYKVLGKGKLPKQPVIVKAKFFSRRAEEKIKGVGGACVLVA from the exons ATG CCGTCCAGACTGAGGAAGACCCGGAAACTTCGGGGCCACGTGAGTCACGGCCACGGCCGCATCG GCAAGCACCGGAAGCACCCGGGAGGCCGGGGTAATGCTGGCGGCATGCATCACCACAGGATCAACTTTGACAAATA TCACCCAGGTTACTTTGGGAAAGTTGGTATGAGGCATTACCACTTAAAGAGGAATCAGAGCTTCTGCCCAACTGTCAACCTTGATAAACTGTGGACCTTGGTCAGTGAGCAGACACGGGTGAATGCTGCCAAAAACAAGACTGGAGCTGCTCCTATCATTGATGTGGTGCGATCG GGCTACTACAAAGTTTTGGGAAAGGGAAAGCTCCCAAAGCAGCCTGTCATCGTGAAGGCCAAATTCTTCAGTAGAAGAGCCGAGGAGAAGATTAAGGGTGTCGGGGGGGCCTGTGTCCTGGTAGCCTGA